One window of the Paramagnetospirillum magnetotacticum MS-1 genome contains the following:
- a CDS encoding methyl-accepting chemotaxis protein, with protein sequence MAVVGIMGLSTLRSYKTVVDEMGDVSRSAVLGERVNGLILAVVMDSRGIYMAQSPAESEKYAVPLLKNLDKLRSVLKEWGEQYPADKRGNFVEAQKAAEDFIRFRTELVRLSRDATLPEARAFGDNDANRKVRAALNDKIKTLAAENESDVVRLRDMVVSEFGTQQARLLAVLVLGLIFGLACAAFVAQAKIVSPLRRITAVMETLAAGDFSVEVPFSGAKDEIGSMAGAVEVFKRNGLENERLRLDQDEERARAERDKSAALAAVADHFEATIKAKVAEVGVSTTAIGRTANAMAKHSEHSGGHSISVGDAARNTNERASVVSAATRQLASSVNEIAQQVSQSSHIARQAVEDVGATSVHMEGLSQSVQAIGEIVKLINDIAAQTNLLALNATIEAARAGEAGKGFAVVANEVKNLANQTARATDEIAQQVGAVQNSTREMTASIQGVADTIRSIDQVTSAIAGAVQEQEAATQEIASNIQEVAHEAEAVSDNVTTLAKASTMACAGTVRVIWSSKSLTQVVQSLDDEVESFLKKIRS encoded by the coding sequence GTGGCCGTGGTTGGCATCATGGGCCTGTCCACTCTCAGATCGTACAAGACCGTCGTCGACGAAATGGGCGATGTGTCGCGCAGCGCCGTTCTGGGGGAGCGGGTCAATGGTCTGATCCTGGCGGTCGTCATGGATTCGCGCGGTATCTACATGGCTCAGAGCCCGGCTGAATCCGAAAAATACGCGGTGCCGCTGCTCAAGAATCTCGACAAGCTTCGCTCGGTTCTCAAGGAATGGGGAGAACAATATCCCGCCGATAAGCGGGGCAATTTCGTAGAGGCGCAAAAGGCCGCCGAGGACTTCATCCGCTTTCGCACGGAACTGGTCCGGCTGTCGCGCGACGCGACCCTGCCCGAGGCGAGGGCCTTCGGCGACAACGACGCCAACCGCAAGGTCCGCGCGGCGCTGAACGACAAGATCAAGACGCTGGCTGCCGAGAATGAAAGTGACGTGGTCCGTCTGCGCGACATGGTCGTTTCGGAGTTCGGCACCCAGCAGGCCCGCCTGCTTGCCGTTTTGGTGCTTGGCCTGATTTTCGGCCTTGCCTGTGCCGCATTCGTGGCCCAGGCGAAGATTGTCTCTCCGCTTCGCCGCATCACCGCCGTCATGGAGACGCTGGCCGCGGGCGACTTCTCCGTCGAGGTTCCGTTCTCCGGGGCCAAGGACGAAATCGGAAGCATGGCCGGGGCAGTGGAGGTCTTTAAACGAAATGGCCTGGAAAACGAGCGCTTGCGCCTCGACCAGGACGAGGAACGCGCCCGCGCCGAACGTGACAAGAGCGCCGCGCTCGCGGCGGTGGCCGACCATTTCGAGGCCACCATCAAGGCCAAGGTGGCCGAGGTGGGCGTGTCTACCACCGCCATCGGCCGCACCGCGAACGCCATGGCCAAGCATTCCGAGCATAGCGGCGGCCATTCCATTTCGGTCGGCGATGCCGCCCGCAATACCAATGAGCGCGCCTCCGTGGTTTCGGCGGCGACCCGGCAACTGGCCTCGTCCGTCAATGAAATCGCCCAGCAGGTCAGTCAATCCAGCCATATCGCTCGTCAGGCGGTCGAAGATGTGGGCGCCACATCGGTCCATATGGAGGGGTTGTCGCAATCCGTGCAGGCCATCGGCGAGATCGTCAAACTGATCAACGATATTGCGGCGCAAACCAATCTGCTGGCGCTGAATGCGACCATCGAGGCGGCCAGGGCGGGCGAGGCGGGCAAGGGCTTTGCCGTGGTCGCCAACGAGGTGAAGAATCTCGCCAATCAGACGGCGCGCGCCACCGACGAGATCGCTCAGCAGGTGGGCGCGGTCCAGAACTCCACCCGTGAAATGACCGCCAGCATCCAGGGCGTTGCCGATACCATCCGTTCCATTGATCAGGTGACCTCGGCCATCGCAGGGGCCGTGCAGGAACAGGAGGCGGCGACTCAGGAAATCGCCAGCAATATCCAGGAAGTCGCGCACGAAGCCGAGGCGGTCTCGGATAACGTCACGACCCTGGCCAAGGCCTCGACCATGGCTTGTGCCGGTACGGTACGGGTGATCTGGAGCTCCAAGAGTCTCACCCAGGTGGTCCAGTCCCTGGACGACGAGGTGGAAAGCTTCCTGAAGAAAATCCGCAGCTAG
- a CDS encoding serine/threonine-protein kinase: protein MSEIDEAEIETEIDPAEDEGGDEVRVEVVKQTGPPGVLRDRYTIRSNQPLPELSTPSADAFVAEDKRDPNRALFGLICKPELPPRVNAMRALKGVSSPGLMQLVEWGPMNWPPAGRQCMTVVYERPGGDRVMANMRSDVPRIDEYQISKRVIEPLTAALKEMDGRGVPHRSIRPTNLFFADGNGERLAFGDCVCAPPAFDQAVLFETVESGMCTPIARGSGDHTEDYYSLGVTIAFLILGRNPVAGLSDDAILGMKIQQGSYNMLIGDERLPLPLIELLRGLLCDDGSQRWDAEDLDLWLSGRRMSPLQPRGEKRAARGFPFMGKEYFNGRELSQAMSKNWDQAIPPVVEGKLELWLRRAVEDKDKANVVAEVVRMALNSSTDKKSSTDLMLCKVLILLDQAAPIRYKGFNAMPDGFGSALAAVMASRGDTRLLTEIILREVPRLWFEMRGEYQPDNSLMESNFKELRSYLSQTGMGYGLERCLYELNDALPCQSSLLGEEYVVEVKELLPALNAASSKRTDGKQIPVDRHIAAFLGARMRSDIDRNLTALGDSNQSVAMMAALNLFAVLQYRLGPESLPGLAAWVGAMIAPIVQAFHGREKRKELEKEIPRLVRKGSVVEIYNLLENADERVRDEQEFVFAQAQYAAAEDEIKHILMETEERSAEADKIGRQTAAVAGILVAMITASIVVISAVF from the coding sequence ATGTCGGAAATCGACGAGGCCGAGATCGAAACGGAAATCGATCCGGCCGAGGACGAGGGTGGCGATGAGGTCAGGGTGGAGGTGGTCAAACAGACCGGCCCGCCAGGGGTTCTGCGCGACCGCTATACCATCCGCTCCAACCAGCCATTGCCCGAATTGTCCACGCCGTCGGCCGATGCCTTCGTCGCCGAGGACAAGCGCGACCCCAACCGGGCGCTGTTCGGCCTGATCTGCAAACCGGAACTGCCGCCCCGGGTCAATGCCATGCGGGCGCTGAAAGGCGTGTCCTCGCCCGGATTGATGCAATTGGTGGAGTGGGGGCCCATGAACTGGCCGCCCGCTGGCCGCCAGTGCATGACTGTGGTCTACGAGCGCCCCGGCGGCGACCGGGTGATGGCCAATATGCGCTCGGACGTGCCGCGCATCGACGAGTACCAGATTTCCAAGCGGGTCATCGAGCCGCTGACCGCCGCCTTGAAGGAAATGGACGGACGCGGCGTTCCCCACCGTTCCATCCGGCCCACCAATCTGTTCTTCGCCGATGGCAATGGCGAGCGTCTGGCTTTTGGTGATTGTGTCTGCGCGCCCCCCGCTTTCGATCAGGCGGTGCTGTTCGAGACGGTGGAATCGGGCATGTGCACGCCCATCGCGCGGGGCAGCGGCGATCATACCGAGGATTACTACTCATTGGGCGTCACCATCGCCTTTCTGATCCTCGGACGCAATCCGGTGGCGGGGCTCTCCGACGACGCCATCCTGGGCATGAAGATCCAGCAGGGCAGCTACAACATGCTGATCGGCGACGAGCGCCTGCCTCTGCCGCTGATCGAATTGCTGCGCGGCCTTTTGTGCGATGACGGTTCCCAGCGCTGGGACGCCGAGGATCTGGACCTGTGGCTGTCGGGACGGCGCATGTCGCCCTTGCAGCCCAGGGGCGAAAAGCGCGCGGCGCGTGGCTTCCCCTTCATGGGAAAGGAATATTTCAACGGCCGCGAACTGTCCCAGGCCATGTCCAAGAACTGGGACCAGGCCATCCCTCCCGTGGTGGAGGGCAAGCTGGAACTGTGGCTGCGCCGCGCCGTGGAGGACAAGGACAAGGCCAATGTGGTGGCCGAGGTGGTGCGCATGGCGCTCAACTCGTCGACCGACAAGAAAAGCTCGACCGATCTGATGCTGTGCAAGGTCCTGATCCTGTTGGATCAGGCGGCCCCCATCCGCTACAAGGGTTTCAACGCCATGCCCGACGGTTTCGGCTCGGCCTTGGCGGCGGTGATGGCCAGCCGTGGCGATACAAGGTTGCTGACCGAGATCATCTTGCGCGAAGTGCCGCGCCTGTGGTTCGAGATGCGCGGCGAATACCAGCCCGACAATTCCTTGATGGAATCCAATTTCAAGGAATTGCGGTCCTATCTGTCACAGACCGGCATGGGGTATGGTCTCGAACGCTGCCTTTACGAACTGAACGATGCGCTTCCGTGCCAAAGCTCGTTGCTGGGCGAGGAATATGTGGTGGAGGTCAAAGAGCTCCTGCCTGCGCTGAATGCCGCGTCGTCCAAGCGGACCGACGGCAAGCAGATCCCGGTGGACCGCCATATCGCGGCCTTCCTGGGGGCGCGCATGCGCTCGGATATCGACCGCAATCTCACCGCGTTGGGCGATTCGAACCAGAGCGTGGCCATGATGGCGGCGCTGAACCTGTTTGCCGTGCTGCAATACCGGCTGGGACCTGAATCCCTGCCAGGTCTGGCGGCCTGGGTCGGCGCCATGATCGCGCCCATCGTCCAGGCCTTCCACGGACGGGAAAAGCGCAAAGAACTGGAAAAAGAGATTCCCCGGCTGGTCCGCAAAGGCTCGGTGGTGGAAATCTACAACCTGCTGGAAAACGCCGACGAGCGCGTGCGCGACGAGCAGGAGTTCGTCTTCGCCCAGGCGCAATACGCGGCCGCCGAGGATGAGATCAAGCATATCTTGATGGAAACAGAGGAGCGAAGCGCCGAGGCCGACAAGATCGGACGCCAGACTGCGGCCGTGGCCGGAATCCTGGTGGCCATGATCACGGCTTCCATTGTGGTAATATCGGCGGTTTTTTAG
- the rpoH gene encoding RNA polymerase sigma factor RpoH: MTAIASSLSLAPEGNLTRYLQDIRKFPMLPPEEEYLLAKRFREHGDLPAANRLVTSHLRLVAKIAMGYRGYGLPLGELISEGNVGMMQAVRRFDPERGFRLATYAMWWIRAAIQEYILHSWSLVKMGTTAAQKKLFFNLRKLKGQMQAIEEGDMSAENVAKIATKLEVTEDEVITMNRRLSSPDHSLNAPVRTEGEGEWQDWLVDDHEDQETELGEREEMGQRRGMLTSALAALNDRERAILIQRRLTEDPATLEDLSQRYGISRERVRQIEVRAFEKLQKSVKTASAQAEAQNRA, encoded by the coding sequence ATGACGGCAATCGCTTCCAGTCTGTCGCTCGCGCCCGAAGGCAATCTGACGCGCTACCTTCAAGACATCCGCAAGTTTCCCATGCTTCCGCCGGAGGAAGAGTACCTCCTGGCCAAGCGCTTCCGTGAACACGGCGACCTGCCCGCCGCCAATCGGCTGGTGACCAGCCATCTGCGCCTTGTGGCCAAGATCGCCATGGGCTATCGCGGTTACGGTTTGCCGCTGGGCGAGCTGATCAGCGAGGGCAATGTCGGCATGATGCAGGCGGTGCGCCGCTTTGATCCCGAACGGGGCTTCCGGTTGGCCACCTACGCCATGTGGTGGATCCGCGCCGCCATCCAGGAATACATCCTGCATTCCTGGTCGCTGGTGAAGATGGGCACCACCGCCGCCCAGAAGAAGCTGTTCTTCAACCTGCGCAAGCTCAAGGGGCAGATGCAGGCCATCGAGGAAGGCGACATGTCGGCCGAGAACGTGGCCAAGATCGCCACCAAGCTGGAAGTCACCGAGGACGAAGTGATCACCATGAACCGGCGGCTGTCCAGCCCCGACCACTCCCTGAACGCGCCCGTGCGCACCGAGGGCGAGGGCGAATGGCAGGACTGGTTGGTCGATGATCACGAAGACCAGGAAACCGAACTGGGAGAGCGTGAGGAAATGGGCCAGCGCCGCGGCATGCTGACCAGCGCCCTGGCGGCGCTCAACGACCGCGAACGGGCCATCCTGATCCAGCGCCGCCTGACCGAGGACCCCGCCACCCTGGAGGACCTGTCCCAGCGCTACGGCATCTCGCGCGAGCGGGTGCGCCAGATCGAAGTCCGCGCCTTCGAGAAGCTGCAAAAATCGGTTAAGACGGCCTCCGCCCAGGCCGAGGCCCAGAATCGGGCGTAA